The genomic window actgcagcagatacgcagcactCTTCCATTATGCTGGAGGGCTATAAGGCTACAGTGTCTATAAGAGCTGgcttgttgtccatagcaaccaatcacagtgcagctttcaTTTTGTTTTCTGTACTTgaatgctgtgctgtgattggttagtATAGACAGTATAGAGAACAATTGTGGCAGATGTGTCCTGCAgtctgaggccccattcacagGTCTGTACAATCTGGAATTGCTGAGAGATTATGGACCCATTCATTGGAATGGCTTCTTTCACACACCTTTATGTGTCCATAATCCAAATCACAAAAGTACTAGTCAGCCTAGTACAGATCCCCATTCACCAATGGATGGCTCTGTGCAATGCAGATGACTATGCACATCCTTAGTGTTGTGTGTAGCTTTAACACATCTGTGCATTCTACCTGCAGTTGCAGACAAATTGTGGACCCGtctatttctatggccccatacattCATCAGTAGTTAATAATGTCAAAACAATACTTCTAGATAATTGAAGAGACCCCGTGCGCCACATGCATCATTCTAGTGGGTGCTACTCCTAATTTCTACTACTTCTGCTACTTTCTcattcagggtgcgttcacacctacaggacccgcagcggattttcatgctgcgagtttgcagcaaaatcagctgcggatcctgtactgtgaagctcaatgggtcccatacatgcagcggatcctctgactgcatgggacccggcccctttaacccctgcaccTCCGCGTCCGCCTGCAGCTGGCAGCCCCGTCCCCTTTAAACCCCTGCACCGCCCGCACGCCCGATTGCCgcccccgagcatacatcacctgctccggtcgtggctgtgtgatgctcccggctcccctcgctgccGGCATCTATCACACAGCCATgggccgagcaggtgatgtatgctcggggctgcgatcgggcgtgtGGGGGGGCcgggggtttaagggggttgGGGCTATAAGCTGCGGGCGGCCgtcggcggcgcaggggttaaaggggccgggtcccatgcaggcagcggatccgctacctttatgggacccattgagcttcacagtacaggatccgcagctggaAAATTGGAGCGGTGGCATGAAGGACAAGCCACTGAAGATGGTCTGCGGTCTCCAGTGAGCAGTGGATACAGGCTATCTATTCTTATTACATAAATTGCAGAGATCCAAGCAGTGTAAAGAAAAGTACAGTGCACTATTATGTGGCCACACTCTGGGCTGGTCGTACGCACCGCTGAGAACTTTCGCCAGTCCAGGGGACGTTACTTTGATAAGCTGGTGGCTGTGGATAGTGAAAAAACTCCCAACTTATTATGAAAATTTTACTTTGTCAGGGAGATCACAATCCGTAGttgttaaagggggttatccagcgctacaaaaacatggccactttctttcaaagacaacacgactcttgtctccagttcaggtgcggtttgcagttaagctccattcactgtaatggaactgagcagcaaaaccccgcccaagccggagacaagagtagggctgtctctggaagaaagtggccatgtttttgtagcggtggGTAACGCCTAACAGATCTGTGATGGATCTGGGATCAATGCCACAAAAAATACTGGCAGGCCCTTGTATGGGCTGTTGTTGCAGCACAGATCACTCATTTCATTGGGTCCATGGATATTGCGGtaattgctgtatccatgttttcctggcagccctagggctgcatccaacttcttcagccgtggGGAATCAGATGCTGAGCGCTCGGGTTTAGATAAccttgccaaacccgaacattttgaAAGGTCCTCTCAACACTAggatataaaagctgagctgtgattggttgctgtaggaaaAGACAGTTTTGCTTTCAGGCATGATGATAcatctggacactatatatatatatatatatatatatatatatatatatatatatatatatatatatatacacactcatatactaattatttcttttttactgtAGGAAATATGTGAATAAGGATTTTAGTGGccaatagaggggggggggagtgttttcTTATAGGTTGTGCATTGATAAAGCTTGCCTGTTCTTCTTTCCAGACCAAAAGTGCTTTGCGGTAAAATGTTGAGTAACAAGCAAGATACATCAGGAAAGGATCTCTTGGAGAAGTTGAAGGTCTCATCTCAAGCTGTACTTTAAActgctcagaagaaagggagatCAAAATGGCCAAAATGTAACAGCTCCAGAATGTTTTACTGCTATACTTGCTATGTGCCAGTAGAGAGTGTGCCAATAGGCGATATCCCAACTGTGAAGGTAAGCAGCATAGCTTTAACATTCTGTGAGGGTCATTGAAGAGAGAAGCATGTTGTGTGTTAGGGATAACATCGCTGGAACATTTATAAGGGTGTGTAACCTACAACTCCCCAGTGAAAAAAAAGTATAGTATACCAACTACAATTCAATATAATATTACTTTATTCATAAACAAATACTGGGCTGCAATACAATATATTTGTGCCTGCCACTGAAAGGGACTAGAATAGCTTTGTTACCTACTATGGGTTAGCTTACATGTGTTTGCTACCTTGTTTGATTCTTGTATTTGCACTTTATTAGTCATTGGTAAacaatatgggggacatttacgaatGCTGCACCCCTGGTGTATACCTGTTGTATCCCCTGCTGCTTcatgggtggggaggaggtgtggcctcctcctgcaccacatttaccatgatttacgcctggtcGCAGGCAGAGATCTACACCTGCCCACTGTAAGGCAGGCACCGGTAAGGCTGGTTTTACTTACAGGCGTGCACCTTTTAGTTAGTCTGGCAGGCTAATTGTTGGTGGGGCCTAATTACGagtacaccggtcttcataaatgtccccctttatgcTCATACTGTGACGCTACGCACCCATGACCAGTTTACAGgtgtcagacattttttttttaaatctaagcatccaacttctgcagccaccagtaaccaTATGGCACACACTGGGGTTTAGACAGACTCGAACATGCTcaggattcactcatctctaatagggcaGCTTCTTTAGCTGAACCTTTTATATGGGCACTATTGTAGCAGTACCTTCTCCTACTGCTATGCCATTTgaatcttatttttattttattcaccctGCCATGTGACTAGCAGAATTGCATGGATAATACTCTGTTGATGTTATTAATAAACTAATGCTAGTAATTGGCCCACACTGCCTTATGGTCATAATAATGAAGAATAGTTACAAAGTGTAAGTACTACTTGGCTTTAGTACAGAAACTGTTTGCAGGAGTTTAGCTTTTTGGAACAATTCAAGGGTATCACTAGCTTTGGCGCCTCTGGGTTAAGAATAGAGGATTGTGTTAAAGGTACAACTAGATTTTGTCTTGGAGGTGTGGACAGAACAGTAAACTGCATGATTTCTGCTATACCCAACAAAATGGTTTTGGCTTTGTTTATTagcgtatgtgcacactacggaatccgcacaagTAACTTTCAGTGGACTCCATGCAcactcccacttgaagttctgcccatCTCATAGGCTCCACtctgctcaggcagattccaccatgcGCCCAAAGAATTAGCATGTCAATTCTTGGggtggacagcagaatctgcctgagcatataatggagcctatgggacgggtggaacttcaagcaggagtgtggggggcgagcggcggaatccgctgCAAGTTATCCGCACGAGTtctatagtgtgcacatacccttatagttcCCAAAGTGCAGTTAGCTGGCTATCCCTTTACTATAACGTTCATATATcctaacatttatttatttacatttcagCTTCCTGTGAAAATcgttattattaaattattatatcCCAATGAAACAGATTATTTTTATCTGTTATTATTATCCCAATGAAACAGATGGCAAAAGTACCGCTGCTCATGCAAAACTGCTGGCACATGAAGATGTGACCCATCTATTCCAGACTATGACAGACAGATTGATGAAGTAAGTTAATATCAGGATGTGCCGTAAAAACGTGTTAGTTTGACAGATTATACAGAATGAGTTAGGTCTTTTTatcttgtcctctctttaggttGTACTGGTATTTCCTGGTCCAAGCGCAGTTTCGCTGAAGGATGGGCTTCAGTATCTGACTCGGTATAATCAGAACAAGGTGTTTCCTGGACCAGATGTTAAACGTCCAAGATTAGATACAGACACGGGTGACAAAGATAAAGACAGGAAGGCTGCTGAAGAAAATATTAGTTATTTGAAGAAAGTTGTATTTATTGACAGCACATGGAATCAGACAAACAAAATCATATCAGATGACGTCTTCAAGGTAATAAAGTTCAGTGGATGAAAGATTAatatctgtatatgtgtgtgtgtgtgtgtatatatatatatatatatatatatatatatatatatatatatatatatatatattagtatgtatatacatacacacataggctgcgttcacactacgtatatttcagtcagtattgcaaccaaaaccaggagtggattaaaaacacagaaaggctctgttcacacaatggtgaaattgagtggatggccgccatataacagtaaataacggccattatttcaatataacagccgttgttttaaaataacagcaaatatttgccattaaatggcggccatccactcaatttcaacattgtgtgaacagagcctttctgtgtttttaatccactcctggttttggttgcaatatgaggaccacaatactgactgaaatatacgtagtgtgaacccagccttatactgtatagggAATAAAATTGATCCCTTTTTGACATGCataaaaaacatggttgaccacgtttttctgtacattaaaatcaAAATGCAGTCTGACCCTAGCCTAAATATACTGAAACAGGGGAACTGCTGGAAAAAAGCAGTGTAAACCAAGCCACAGTGTTCATTCCAGAGAAAGTTATTAGGGAAATGCAGTATAAAATTTCTAATGGTAATTTAACCAACCGCTTAAACTGCTTGCCCACCATCTCCCCCATTATGGTCAGCCCCATTATGTTTTGTACCGACCATTTTACACAATGTTGCATGATCACTGTCACTAATAGGTTCAGATCTACTGCAGTATGTTATTGTGTGAAGAGGTTACATGCCATACACAGTCCCCTAGCATTCTATTTCTTGTACTGTTACCAGTTTACAAGCTGATTTTGGTTGGTGTTCACTAGCGTATAGTCAAAACATATCTGCCGTTTAAAAAGGTTTTTTCAAAAAACTGCATTATTTTCTCAGATTGAACCTTTAGAGTCGGGATAAGGAGGCTTTAGTGCTTTCAGTGCTGTTATTGAGCTTCTGAGAGTTCCCTCATTAGTGCACATCTATCTTATTCTAATCCATTTAGGGGGTGTGACCAGAGCTAGGCAGTTTTCCAGCTGTGCAGTTCCTTCCTCTTTCACTtgcctggccaatcacagcaattagTTTGCTCTGCTGTGCCTTGACATGATGCTGTTGGAAGCGCACTagactgaacaggctgcactTTGCTGGGGTATGATCGGAAAAATCTGGCTTGCAGGCTTGAGTCGTCAGAcggttaaagaggttattcaatattagaaaaagcacactcattttcttgcaaaaacagcactacaTCTGTccccagattgtgtgtggtattgcagttctatTCACTGCAGTGGAACTGTGCTGcaaaatcacacccaaactgagcacaagagtggtgctgtttctggaagaaattggccatgttattgttagtctggataacccctttaaaggggcactctagaaTCATGCATTTTTAATATTATGCTGGCATCAAAGTGAAAAATAAATGTCACTCATACCTCTGCCCACTACAGCTCACATTTCAGTGACTTGATCCCCTGCTGGTCACCTCTCAACTACTCAATCGCTACTTCTGAGACGAGCCATTTCAGCAGAACCCCACCCCCCTTATCCAAATACTGCTCTCATGTCCCCATATTCTGCTTATTTCTCTATCTTCTGATCCAGAATTACTTTGACATACAGTTGTCATTCAGAAGAGAAGCCGGGGAGCAGGGGAGACAGCGTACACTGACATCCTGGCAAGGAAAGAAGACAGGggaatgcccctgcctccagtgtcATGTTGCCTTGTTATACAGCCCTATCCAGACAGTGGGGAGGGCCCCAGTGACTAAAAAGGCTCACCCTGACCAGGGCATCACTATGAGGTTCCATGTTCAGGGAGGGCCTAGCTAAGCTATGCCACATAGAGAGCAGACAGGTCAGTGACTTCAGCACCCACCTctgtcagggctgtggagtcggaactagttttggctggagtcggagtcggaaaaaatgttcagactccagattttaaaaaaatcttagaacaatttaaaattgagttttgataagaattttataagttttgcttatcgatatatattatgagcaacattctaataggacactggacctattagataagggtggtcggggaaaagttgtcagtcactggcagtttgtttctaagctggaataggccattgtgtggggggagatctgtgctgttctcttgctggatgactgtatatgagcagcagtgtaatatgaagatatcctgtgtaatatagaggaggaggagaagagtaaccgctgtcctcagtgtggtgtttttttcagtgttctatggctgcagcaggctgtatgtgtgtgctttggctgcagcaggctgtgtatgtgtgctttggctgcagcaggctgtgtgtgtgtgtgtgtgtgtgctatgatgtgtccccacACCCACAGGGACCCCTCTATGTGTATGTCACTATGTGTaacttctctatatcactgtgtgaccccctgtatatcactatggctgacctctatatcacagggatctggcagtgtttctgtttgtatggtgaatatttagttaaaaacatagaagactgtcagcaggaaaagaccacctgctccttctagtctagttgtgagttgttcaggacatgaaggctggagactggctgcatccactgcacacacaggagaagctgctttatatctttccttattcactcagaagtcgccccaggatcatgcaggacattagggagaagctgctgagccagtgtgataaataactcccctggtatatgaccggccatttatgaaggagcgagagtctgagtcggtcctaataaaattcaggattctgagttggagtcggagctgccgcttgccaactccacagccctggtgacaGTGCCAGAGAATAAGAGAAAGAGGTAGAATTGGCTATGGAAGTTGAGTAGACCTATTTAGCAGTAGCCAAGGAAAGtttattaaagttatataaaattggagaatccctttaagctttattcacttcaatgcaaccaagttgcaaaccccacccaaactgaagacaagagtagtCTCTGGacgaaagtggctatgtttttctgatgctggataacccctttaaagaggtcctTTACCACTACTTACCTGTTTGTTTCAGTAAAgaattctgttctgtgttttgccTTTAATCTTACTGGCAATAATCTTGAGGAAAAAAAGTATTCCTGGACGAATTCCCCGGCACTGCCAAAAACTCTTTCACAACTATcacaaaaattaaaaaagctGATTTATTcgtaaaaaaacaatataaaatcatGCATAAAAACGTCAATAACACGTTTCTGGAGTTATaactcccttcatcagattgtaTAAGTACAGTGTGTCAAACAACCAGTTTAAAAGTACTCAAAAAGGGCACCAGGACCGCCTAGTGAGCGAAGCTGGGCTGGTAAACAGTGTAAACAGTCATGACAGCATATACATGTGCAGGAAATGTAAGTACAAAACTAGGGGCATAACAACATAGTACATAGGCTGCTCTGTGGGATAAGTACATGAGAGACATTAGGAGACATGTAATACAGTGTAACAGCTTTCAGTAATGTAGTGATCCTGCACACCGTATGCCCCCTACATCCGACTCTCTCAGCTTTAATTAGGTAGTCACAGGAATGGCACCACTCAAAGTTATAAGAcaagatgttccagaattgttgTTTCATGGGTTGTGTAAGTAGTCTCTAAAACAGATTTTAGacagctcttaaccccttaagcaccCATGACGTACCAGTGCGCCAGTAAGTCCGGAGGCTCTATGAAGCCAGCTTAGAAGCTTAGCTCACTTCATAGAGAGTGAGAACCGGCTGCTATCACTGTCCAATTGTGTGACTGCGGGTGTCCTGTTAATTTTAACTGACttctggaggtctctcacctaccTCCATGCAGTCAGCTTGACGATCTTCACATAGTCTGCCACAGGCAATCTCTAtgtgaagatcacagataacacaaatcaatgctatgctatgtcatagcattGGTTAGTGTTGGGAATGTTTTAGTCTTctgacttaaaaagtgtaaaatcaaAAGACCAATTtctctttttatatataaaacacataaaaacaaacatattatattatattttgtagTGTGCATATTTATCCAacacaaaaaataaggaaaaTGAATAAGGAAAATGAAagtactatggctcttagaaggcctGGAGGAAAAAATATAATCACAAAAATTTAAAATTGGCCTGGTCTGGCTCCTATTTAAAAACTAAAGGGTTGTCTTCATGAAACAGCTCTACAGATCAGTAATCTTTATATGTCTCAGCATGTGCTGTACGGTATGTTATAAAATTAGTGGCACCACTGCAATTAGTGGCAccaccctgcctcccccccctcccccacaaacacacacacacacaccacctttGTTAACTTCGCTGTGCAACACTTTGCAACCCATAACTGGTCATAATGGGGGTCAGTATCTAAACTTACATTTTCTGTGGCACTTTTTTTCTAAATAGTAGCGCAACTCTGCTGCCATttggacattaaaggggaacgCTGGGGTTCAGG from Dendropsophus ebraccatus isolate aDenEbr1 chromosome 1, aDenEbr1.pat, whole genome shotgun sequence includes these protein-coding regions:
- the DTWD1 gene encoding LOW QUALITY PROTEIN: tRNA-uridine aminocarboxypropyltransferase 1 (The sequence of the model RefSeq protein was modified relative to this genomic sequence to represent the inferred CDS: inserted 1 base in 1 codon; substituted 1 base at 1 genomic stop codon); amino-acid sequence: MLSNKQDTSGKDLLEKLKVSSQAVLXTAQKKGRSKWPKCNSSRMFYCYTCYVPVESVPIGDIPTVKLPVKIVIIKYPNETDGKSTAAHAKLLAHEDVXPSIPDYDRQIDEVVLVFPGPSAVSLKDGLQYLTRYNQNKVFPGPDVKRPRLDTDTGDKDKDRKAAEENISYLKKVVFIDSTWNQTNKIISDDVFKPKYTETGELLEKSSVNQATVFIPEKVIREMQYKISNGLVSVEMRKRKTCFWLHQKGSPDTYLSTIEAIYYFMLDFHTQLLEKDYSGEYDILLFFFSFMSKLIRDAKQAAGKL